In Burkholderia sp. NRF60-BP8, a single window of DNA contains:
- a CDS encoding ABC transporter permease subunit, with protein sequence MRTSASTPSAPVSTGAPAATPASRRGNRFAALSRFLPSGRSVAIGVPFLWLTVFFALPFVLVLKISFADQVMGIPPYTSLVEIKDGVVHFALQLSHYAFLLQDDLYIATYLSSLKMAAVSTVLCLLIGYPMAYYIARSEPNRRNVLMMAVMLPFWTSFLIRVYAWIGILKDDGLLNHTLIALGIIHTPLRLYHSDAGVYIGMVYSYLPFMVMPLYAHLVKMDLTLLEAAYDLGAKPWVAFTRITLPLSKNGIIAGSLLVFIPAVGEYVIPELLGGADTLMIGRVMWDEFFNNMDWPMASAVTVAMVLLLLVPMALFQYYQVKELEDAK encoded by the coding sequence ATGAGAACCTCCGCTTCCACGCCTTCCGCGCCGGTGTCGACCGGCGCGCCCGCCGCCACGCCGGCTTCCCGGCGCGGCAATCGCTTCGCCGCGCTGTCGCGCTTCCTGCCGTCGGGCCGCAGCGTCGCAATCGGCGTGCCGTTCCTGTGGCTGACCGTGTTCTTCGCGCTGCCGTTCGTGCTGGTGCTGAAGATCAGCTTCGCCGACCAGGTGATGGGCATCCCGCCGTACACGTCGCTCGTCGAGATCAAGGACGGCGTCGTGCACTTCGCGTTGCAACTGTCGCACTACGCGTTCCTGCTGCAGGACGACCTGTACATCGCGACCTATCTCAGCTCGCTGAAGATGGCCGCCGTGTCGACGGTGCTGTGCCTGCTGATCGGCTATCCGATGGCGTACTACATCGCGCGTTCGGAGCCGAACCGCCGCAACGTGCTGATGATGGCCGTGATGCTGCCGTTCTGGACGTCGTTCCTGATCCGCGTGTACGCATGGATCGGCATCCTGAAGGACGACGGCCTCCTGAACCACACGCTGATCGCGCTCGGCATCATCCACACGCCGCTGCGGCTCTATCACAGCGATGCGGGCGTCTACATCGGGATGGTCTATTCGTACCTGCCGTTCATGGTGATGCCGCTCTATGCGCACCTCGTGAAGATGGACCTGACGCTGCTCGAGGCCGCGTACGACCTGGGCGCGAAGCCGTGGGTCGCGTTCACGCGCATCACGCTGCCGCTGTCGAAGAACGGGATCATCGCCGGCAGCCTGCTGGTGTTCATCCCGGCGGTGGGCGAGTACGTGATCCCGGAGCTGCTCGGCGGCGCCGACACGCTGATGATCGGCCGCGTGATGTGGGATGAATTCTTCAACAACATGGACTGGCCGATGGCGTCCGCGGTGACGGTCGCGATGGTGCTGCTGTTGCTGGTGCCGATGGCGCTGTTCCAGTACTACCAGGTCAAGGAACTGGAGGACGCGAAATGA
- a CDS encoding NAD(P)/FAD-dependent oxidoreductase, which translates to MQTFANQPHVASYYAATANDTTRHAPLAGTADADVCVIGAGLTGLSAALNLAERGHSVTVLEASRVGWAASGRSGGQLIGGFACDIDTFAQFMPEGDVKRIWDMGLETLSLVKSRIAQHDIDCALVPGYLTAANTERDADALQRWRDEAAKRFGYDRFHFVEAGELGDYVQSARYRGGLYDPDSGHLHPLNYTLGLARAAVDAGVRIHEDSCVTRVRDVSGGHVVETSGGNVRARFVVLACNTYVGTLAPALARKIMPVGTYVIATEPLGEARAAALMPARAAICDSRFVLDYFRPAPDTRLVWGGKVSYSTREPRDLAAAMRADMLKTFPQLADVKVDYAWGGFVDITMNRAPHFGRITPTTYFAQGFSGHGVNTTALAGKLIAEAIDGQASRFDLFDRIRHRDFPGGATLRTPALVLAMSWYRLLDAFGVH; encoded by the coding sequence ATGCAGACCTTCGCCAACCAGCCGCACGTCGCGTCGTACTACGCGGCGACCGCCAACGATACGACCCGCCACGCGCCGCTCGCCGGCACGGCCGACGCCGACGTGTGCGTGATCGGCGCGGGCCTCACGGGCCTGTCCGCCGCGCTCAATCTCGCCGAGCGCGGCCATTCGGTGACCGTGCTCGAAGCGTCGCGCGTCGGATGGGCGGCGAGCGGCCGCAGCGGCGGCCAGCTGATCGGCGGCTTCGCGTGCGACATCGACACGTTCGCGCAGTTCATGCCCGAAGGCGACGTGAAGCGGATCTGGGACATGGGGCTCGAAACGCTGTCGCTCGTGAAGTCGCGCATCGCTCAACACGACATCGACTGCGCGCTGGTGCCCGGCTACCTGACCGCCGCCAACACCGAACGCGACGCCGATGCGCTGCAGCGGTGGCGCGACGAAGCCGCGAAGCGCTTCGGCTACGACCGCTTCCACTTCGTCGAAGCCGGCGAACTCGGCGACTACGTGCAGTCGGCCCGCTATCGCGGCGGCCTGTACGATCCCGACAGCGGCCATCTCCATCCGCTCAACTACACGCTCGGCCTCGCGCGGGCGGCCGTCGACGCCGGCGTGCGCATCCACGAGGACAGTTGCGTGACGCGCGTGCGCGACGTGTCCGGCGGCCACGTCGTCGAGACGAGCGGCGGCAACGTGCGTGCGCGCTTCGTCGTGCTCGCCTGCAACACCTACGTCGGCACGCTCGCGCCTGCGCTGGCGAGGAAGATCATGCCGGTCGGCACCTACGTGATCGCGACCGAACCGCTCGGCGAAGCGCGCGCCGCCGCGCTGATGCCCGCGCGCGCGGCGATCTGCGACAGCCGCTTCGTGCTCGACTATTTCCGGCCGGCGCCCGACACGCGGCTCGTCTGGGGCGGCAAGGTCAGCTATTCGACGCGCGAGCCGCGCGACCTCGCGGCGGCGATGCGCGCCGACATGCTGAAGACGTTCCCGCAACTCGCGGACGTGAAGGTCGACTATGCGTGGGGCGGCTTCGTCGACATCACGATGAACCGCGCGCCGCATTTCGGCCGCATTACGCCGACGACGTACTTCGCGCAGGGGTTTTCGGGGCACGGCGTGAATACGACCGCGCTCGCGGGCAAGCTCATCGCCGAGGCGATCGACGGCCAGGCGAGCCGCTTCGACCTGTTCGACAGGATCCGGCATCGCGACTTCCCCGGCGGCGCGACGCTGCGCACGCCGGCGCTGGTGCTCGCGATGAGCTGGTACCGGCTGCTGGACGCGTTCGGCGTGCATTGA
- a CDS encoding DUF3138 family protein, with amino-acid sequence MKKKLICLLVAGALPGIALAGSTSAEIKALQAQVAALQKQMKAMQAQLAAKPGGAAVATSGASGGMAGGGAVAVAADPGSPDYGKARAMLTNDEVSEMKQQIANQQLKVDSLTDAATTGPLAGLSVTGYIDPTYIYNRAAGTSSFLFANHENAYNYFNSTFGDLYLDIKKTFGVGPMAPSAEITLMPNRGNGITLLQNSRGSITDNLLNTAVVNVPITAETTLVAGLIPSFGGYEVQQSNQMLTLTHNLLYDFSDPGSYVGVGANYTKGNWAWKFFLGNEQYRTYGSVTQTGTNALGDPITTSNKVPTFTARADYTWSSALDLGGSFNIGRQTLSSAIDENGVVHYGPGGAAPSGYGSFFFGELDATYTLADVQYNAEVDYGRQQHAAFNGGLAQWYGLSLLAHRKFNAPVVGRMGVTLRYDLLANSKNGGGGGGIALNGNGMDPSNGFGVDADCLAMSKAGGGLGFECKGAVRQDVALDLLFYPTQQITVKVEYRHDWANNKVFLRNDGSYGKSNDLLATQFIYSF; translated from the coding sequence ATGAAGAAGAAACTGATCTGCCTGCTGGTGGCCGGCGCGTTGCCGGGCATCGCGCTGGCCGGTTCCACCTCCGCCGAAATCAAGGCGCTGCAGGCGCAGGTCGCGGCGCTGCAGAAACAGATGAAGGCGATGCAGGCGCAGCTCGCCGCGAAGCCGGGCGGCGCGGCGGTCGCGACGTCCGGCGCGAGCGGCGGCATGGCGGGCGGCGGCGCCGTCGCGGTCGCCGCCGACCCGGGCTCGCCGGATTACGGCAAGGCACGCGCGATGCTGACCAACGACGAGGTCAGCGAAATGAAGCAACAGATCGCGAACCAGCAGCTGAAGGTCGACTCGCTGACCGACGCGGCCACCACGGGCCCGCTCGCCGGCCTGTCGGTCACCGGCTACATCGATCCGACCTACATCTACAACCGCGCGGCCGGCACGTCGTCGTTCCTGTTCGCGAACCACGAGAACGCGTACAACTATTTCAACAGCACGTTCGGCGATCTCTACCTCGACATCAAGAAGACGTTCGGCGTCGGCCCGATGGCGCCGTCGGCCGAAATCACGCTGATGCCGAACCGCGGCAACGGCATCACGCTGCTGCAGAACTCGCGCGGCTCGATCACCGACAACCTGCTGAACACGGCGGTCGTCAACGTGCCGATCACCGCGGAAACGACGCTGGTCGCCGGCCTGATCCCGAGCTTCGGCGGCTACGAAGTCCAGCAGTCGAACCAGATGCTCACGCTCACGCACAACCTGCTGTACGATTTCTCCGATCCGGGCAGCTACGTCGGTGTCGGCGCGAACTACACGAAGGGCAACTGGGCGTGGAAGTTCTTCCTCGGCAACGAGCAGTACCGCACGTACGGTTCGGTCACGCAGACGGGCACCAATGCGCTCGGCGACCCGATCACCACCAGCAACAAGGTGCCGACCTTCACCGCGCGCGCGGACTACACGTGGTCGAGCGCGCTCGATCTCGGCGGCTCGTTCAACATCGGCCGCCAGACGCTGTCGAGCGCGATCGACGAGAACGGCGTCGTCCACTACGGCCCGGGCGGCGCGGCGCCGAGCGGCTACGGCTCGTTCTTCTTCGGCGAACTCGACGCGACCTACACGCTCGCCGACGTGCAGTACAACGCCGAAGTCGACTACGGCCGGCAGCAGCATGCGGCGTTCAATGGCGGGCTCGCGCAGTGGTACGGGCTGTCGCTGCTCGCGCACCGCAAGTTCAACGCGCCGGTGGTCGGCCGCATGGGCGTGACGCTGCGCTACGACCTGCTCGCGAACTCGAAGAACGGCGGCGGCGGCGGCGGCATCGCGCTGAACGGCAACGGGATGGACCCGAGCAACGGCTTCGGCGTCGATGCGGACTGCCTCGCGATGTCGAAGGCCGGCGGCGGCCTGGGCTTCGAGTGCAAGGGCGCGGTGCGCCAGGACGTCGCGCTCGACCTGCTGTTCTATCCGACCCAGCAGATCACCGTGAAGGTCGAATACCGGCACGACTGGGCGAACAACAAGGTGTTCCTGCGCAACGACGGGTCGTACGGCAAGTCCAACGATCTGCTCGCGACGCAGTTCATCTATTCGTTCTGA
- a CDS encoding DUF799 domain-containing protein, with product MFKTLSFKLLSVLSIAALLSACAQPVQRPDYTAFKKSQPRSILVLPPVNDTTDVGATYGVLSQMTLPLAESGYYVVPVAVMDETFKQNGLTNATDIQATSPAKLREIFGADAALYSKVTQYGSVYQVVDSTTIVSASAKLVDLKSGDVLWQGEGRATGKEVGNNMSVNAFGIVGALVQAAVKQVAHSLTDEAHDVAGLTSTRLLSAGPPNGLLYGPRSPKYGTD from the coding sequence ATGTTCAAGACACTTTCATTCAAGCTGCTGTCCGTGCTGTCGATCGCCGCGCTGCTGAGCGCGTGCGCGCAGCCGGTGCAACGTCCCGACTACACGGCGTTCAAGAAGAGCCAGCCGCGCTCGATCCTCGTGCTGCCGCCGGTCAACGACACCACCGACGTCGGCGCGACCTACGGCGTGCTGTCGCAAATGACGCTGCCGCTCGCCGAGTCCGGCTACTACGTGGTGCCCGTCGCGGTGATGGACGAGACGTTCAAGCAGAACGGCCTGACGAATGCGACCGACATCCAGGCGACGTCGCCGGCGAAGCTGCGCGAGATCTTCGGCGCGGACGCCGCGCTGTATTCGAAGGTCACGCAGTACGGCTCCGTCTACCAGGTGGTCGACAGCACGACGATCGTTTCCGCGTCGGCGAAACTCGTCGACCTGAAGAGCGGCGACGTGCTGTGGCAGGGCGAGGGCCGGGCGACCGGCAAGGAAGTCGGCAACAACATGAGCGTCAATGCGTTCGGGATCGTCGGGGCGCTCGTGCAGGCGGCCGTCAAGCAGGTCGCGCATTCGCTGACCGACGAAGCGCATGACGTCGCCGGGCTGACGAGCACGCGGCTGCTGTCGGCCGGCCCGCCGAACGGGCTGCTGTACGGGCCGCGCTCGCCGAAGTACGGCACCGACTGA
- a CDS encoding NAD(P)/FAD-dependent oxidoreductase: MTQSFTRRADALARDSYYEATAARPVADDPMLDAAIDVDVCVIGAGFAGLSTALDCRAHGLSVAVLDAHRPGWGASGRNGGQAITGFAKDEVIEKQLGADGARAAWSLSLDGVALIAERIARHGIDCDFARGYLTVATKPRRIDDLRAWMNAATSRWGHPSLAWLDTGEIQARIASTRYLAGVHDPLSGHLHPLKYCLGLADAARREGVALYAHTPALDVVRGARPVVRTPSGEVRCRFVVSCCNAGPGGVLPAATAARIAPIASYIIATEPLGRARADALIARREAVCDNNFFLDYFRLSADHRMLFGGRANSAGASPAALAEAIRQRMVGVFPQLADVRVEHAWGGFVDVTRNRAPDFGAIDPNFFYVQGFSGHGVALTGIAGRAVAGAIAGDARAFDLFARLRHRRFPGGDAWRQPALELGMLYHRVRELF, encoded by the coding sequence ATGACGCAGTCTTTCACCCGCCGCGCCGATGCGCTCGCGCGCGACTCGTACTACGAAGCCACGGCCGCGCGGCCCGTCGCCGACGATCCGATGCTCGACGCGGCGATCGACGTCGACGTCTGCGTGATCGGCGCCGGCTTCGCGGGCCTGTCGACGGCGCTCGACTGTCGCGCGCACGGGCTGTCCGTCGCCGTGCTCGATGCGCACCGGCCCGGCTGGGGCGCGTCGGGCCGCAACGGCGGCCAGGCGATCACGGGCTTCGCGAAAGACGAGGTGATCGAGAAACAGCTCGGCGCCGACGGCGCGCGCGCCGCGTGGTCGCTGTCGCTCGACGGCGTCGCGCTGATCGCCGAGCGCATCGCGCGCCACGGGATCGATTGCGACTTCGCGCGCGGCTACCTGACGGTGGCGACGAAGCCGCGCCGCATCGACGACCTGCGCGCGTGGATGAACGCCGCGACGTCGCGCTGGGGCCATCCGTCGCTCGCGTGGCTCGACACCGGCGAGATCCAGGCGCGCATTGCATCGACGCGCTATCTGGCCGGCGTGCACGATCCGCTGTCGGGCCATCTGCATCCGCTCAAGTACTGTCTCGGTCTCGCCGATGCCGCGCGCCGCGAAGGCGTCGCGCTGTACGCGCACACGCCGGCGCTCGACGTCGTGCGCGGCGCGCGGCCCGTCGTGCGCACGCCGTCGGGCGAAGTGCGCTGCCGTTTCGTCGTGTCGTGCTGCAACGCGGGGCCCGGCGGCGTGCTGCCGGCCGCGACCGCCGCACGCATCGCGCCGATCGCGTCGTACATCATCGCGACCGAGCCGCTCGGCCGCGCGCGCGCCGACGCGCTGATCGCACGGCGCGAGGCCGTGTGCGACAACAACTTCTTCCTCGACTACTTCCGGCTGTCGGCCGACCACCGGATGCTGTTCGGCGGCCGCGCGAATTCGGCCGGCGCGTCGCCCGCCGCGCTCGCCGAAGCGATCCGGCAGCGCATGGTCGGCGTGTTTCCGCAGCTCGCCGACGTGCGCGTCGAGCACGCGTGGGGCGGCTTCGTCGACGTCACGCGCAACCGCGCGCCGGACTTCGGCGCGATCGATCCGAACTTCTTCTACGTCCAGGGTTTCAGCGGACACGGCGTCGCGCTCACGGGAATCGCCGGGCGCGCAGTCGCCGGCGCGATCGCAGGCGACGCGCGCGCGTTCGACCTGTTCGCGCGCTTGCGTCACCGGCGCTTTCCCGGCGGCGACGCGTGGCGGCAACCCGCGCTCGAACTCGGGATGCTGTACCACCGCGTTCGCGAGCTGTTCTGA
- a CDS encoding ABC transporter ATP-binding protein, with product MQSIPSSAAARQTQPATAPRTQNDAFVRIENVVKKFGDSTAVDNVNLTIAKNELFALLGSSGCGKSTLLRMLAGLETATSGKIFVDGEDLASLPPYRRPVNMMFQSYALFPHMTVESNVAFGLKQEGTPKHEIRERVADALALVQMSKYAQRKPHQLSGGQQQRVALARSLVKRPKLLLLDEPMSALDKKIRQKTQLELVNIIEKVDVTCVMVTHDQEEAMTMASRLAVMSEGKIVQIGSPGEVYEYPNSRFSAEFIGSTNLFEGRVVEDEPDHIFVESDDLEARMYVSHGVTGPLGMPVGISVRPERVHVSREKPGSKHNWARGVVTDIAYMGSYSLYHVRLPSGKTVVSNLSSSHLMNDGAPAWNDDVFVSWSPASGVVLTQ from the coding sequence CCGGCCACGGCGCCCCGTACGCAAAACGACGCGTTCGTGCGCATCGAAAACGTCGTGAAGAAATTCGGCGACAGCACGGCCGTCGACAACGTGAACCTGACGATCGCGAAGAACGAGCTGTTCGCGCTGCTCGGCAGCTCGGGCTGCGGCAAGTCCACGCTGCTGCGCATGCTCGCCGGGCTGGAGACGGCCACCTCCGGCAAGATCTTCGTCGACGGCGAGGACCTCGCGTCGCTACCGCCGTACCGCCGCCCCGTCAACATGATGTTCCAGTCGTACGCGCTGTTCCCGCACATGACGGTCGAATCGAACGTCGCATTCGGCCTGAAGCAGGAAGGCACGCCGAAGCACGAGATCAGGGAGCGCGTGGCCGACGCGCTCGCGCTCGTGCAGATGAGCAAGTACGCGCAGCGCAAACCGCATCAGCTGTCGGGCGGCCAGCAGCAGCGCGTCGCGCTGGCCCGCTCGCTGGTGAAGCGCCCGAAGCTGCTGCTGCTCGACGAGCCGATGTCCGCGCTCGACAAGAAGATTCGCCAGAAGACCCAGCTCGAACTCGTGAACATCATCGAGAAGGTCGACGTGACCTGCGTGATGGTCACGCACGATCAGGAAGAGGCGATGACGATGGCGAGCCGCCTCGCGGTGATGAGCGAAGGCAAGATCGTGCAGATCGGCTCGCCCGGCGAAGTCTACGAATACCCGAACAGCCGCTTCTCGGCCGAATTCATCGGCTCGACCAACCTGTTCGAGGGGCGCGTCGTCGAGGACGAGCCCGATCACATCTTCGTCGAAAGCGACGACCTCGAAGCCCGCATGTATGTGAGCCACGGCGTGACCGGCCCGCTCGGGATGCCGGTCGGTATCTCGGTGCGCCCGGAGCGCGTGCACGTGTCGCGCGAGAAGCCGGGCTCGAAGCACAACTGGGCGCGCGGCGTCGTCACCGACATCGCGTACATGGGCAGCTATTCGCTGTACCACGTGCGTCTGCCGAGCGGCAAGACGGTGGTGTCGAACCTGTCGAGCTCGCACCTGATGAACGACGGCGCGCCGGCATGGAACGACGACGTGTTCGTGTCGTGGTCGCCGGCCAGCGGCGTCGTGCTGACGCAGTGA
- a CDS encoding DUF4810 domain-containing protein codes for MKRGIWLPATAAALLLAGCAAPTTPPLYQWTGYQPQVYEYFKGQQAPQQQIDALEKALQEIRAKGHTPPPGFHAHLGMLYASVGNEQQAEQELQAEKQLFPESAAYMDFLMKKKPGASKAAHPAAAGQTVADQKHADSNPAKQ; via the coding sequence ATGAAACGGGGAATCTGGCTGCCGGCGACGGCGGCCGCCTTGCTGCTCGCGGGCTGCGCGGCGCCGACCACGCCGCCGCTGTATCAGTGGACCGGCTATCAGCCGCAGGTGTACGAATACTTCAAGGGCCAGCAAGCGCCGCAGCAGCAGATCGATGCGCTCGAAAAGGCGCTGCAGGAAATTCGCGCGAAGGGCCACACGCCGCCGCCGGGTTTCCATGCGCATCTCGGGATGCTGTATGCGAGCGTCGGCAACGAGCAGCAGGCCGAGCAGGAACTGCAGGCCGAGAAGCAATTGTTCCCGGAATCCGCGGCGTATATGGACTTCCTGATGAAGAAGAAGCCCGGTGCATCGAAAGCCGCGCATCCGGCGGCCGCCGGCCAGACGGTTGCCGATCAGAAGCATGCCGATTCGAATCCCGCCAAACAGTGA
- a CDS encoding ABC transporter permease subunit yields MIKPSKPLSTGVLAFGFLFLYIPIVSLVVYSFNESKLVTVWSGFSLKWYAALLDDDELLTAAWLSLKIGLLTATASVVIGTWAGFVLARFGRFKGFTLYTGMINAPLVIPEVIQGISLLLLFVALEQMFGWPKGRGMATIWIGHVMLCVSYVAIIVQSRVKEMNKSLEEAALDLGATPLKVFFVVTLPLISQALLSGWLLSFTLSIDDLVLSAFLSGPGSTTLPLVVFSRVRLGLNPEMNALATLFITAVTIGVIVVNRTMIARERRRMADLKAAFAAA; encoded by the coding sequence ATGATCAAGCCGAGCAAACCGCTGTCGACGGGCGTTCTCGCCTTCGGCTTCCTGTTCCTGTACATCCCGATCGTCAGCCTCGTCGTGTACTCGTTCAACGAGTCGAAGCTGGTGACGGTGTGGTCCGGCTTCTCGCTGAAGTGGTACGCGGCGCTGCTGGACGACGACGAGCTGCTGACCGCCGCCTGGCTGTCGCTGAAGATCGGCCTGTTGACGGCCACCGCGTCGGTCGTGATCGGCACGTGGGCGGGCTTCGTGCTCGCGCGCTTCGGCCGCTTCAAGGGCTTCACGCTGTACACGGGGATGATCAACGCGCCGCTGGTGATTCCGGAGGTGATCCAGGGGATCTCGCTGCTCTTGCTGTTCGTCGCGCTGGAACAGATGTTCGGCTGGCCGAAGGGGCGCGGGATGGCGACGATCTGGATCGGCCACGTGATGCTGTGCGTGTCGTACGTGGCGATCATCGTGCAGTCGCGCGTGAAGGAGATGAACAAGTCGCTCGAGGAGGCCGCGCTCGACCTGGGCGCGACGCCGCTGAAGGTGTTCTTCGTGGTGACGCTGCCGCTGATCTCGCAGGCGCTGCTGTCGGGGTGGCTGCTGTCGTTCACGCTGTCGATCGACGATCTGGTGCTGTCGGCGTTCCTGTCCGGGCCGGGGTCGACGACGCTGCCGCTGGTGGTGTTCTCGCGCGTGCGGCTGGGGCTGAACCCGGAAATGAATGCGCTGGCGACGCTGTTCATCACCGCCGTGACGATCGGCGTGATCGTCGTGAACCGGACGATGATCGCGCGCGAGCGGCGCCGGATGGCCGACTTGAAGGCGGCATTCGCGGCGGCGTGA
- the gor gene encoding glutathione-disulfide reductase translates to MDFDYDLFVIGAGSGGVRLARMSASYGARVGIAEEEQIGGTCVLRGCIPKKLLVYASHYPHEVDDAKGFGWTFGAGTLDWPALIAAKDREINRLSDIYINLLLQSGVDMHAGRATLVDAHTVAVGARTFRARHIAIATGSRPSLPPRPGIEHAITSREALSLAALPKRIAVVGGGYIAVEFAGIFNGFGSHVDVFYRGDKILRGFDDDVRQFLTDEMTKQGVAIHARAVIESIERASDGTLFVRVGDERHGPYDQVLYATGRVPNVDGLGLEQAGILLDARGAIAVDAYSATSVPSIHAIGDVTSRPQLTPVATRDAGLLARTLFGGSRVAVDHAYVPSAVFSQPEVATVGLSEADARHAHGDVDIYRTSFKALRHTLSGRDERTLMKLVVARDSQRVVGAHMVGRDAGEIIQGIAIAIRAGATKAQFDDTIGIHPTAAEEFVTMRQKVAD, encoded by the coding sequence ATGGATTTCGACTACGACCTGTTCGTCATCGGCGCCGGCTCGGGCGGCGTGAGGCTCGCGCGCATGTCCGCGTCGTACGGCGCACGCGTCGGCATCGCGGAAGAAGAGCAGATCGGCGGCACCTGCGTGCTGCGCGGCTGCATCCCGAAGAAACTCCTCGTCTACGCATCGCACTACCCGCACGAAGTCGACGACGCGAAGGGCTTCGGCTGGACCTTCGGCGCCGGCACGCTCGACTGGCCCGCGCTGATCGCCGCGAAGGATCGCGAGATCAACCGGCTGAGCGACATCTACATCAACCTGCTGCTGCAATCGGGCGTCGACATGCACGCCGGTCGCGCGACGCTCGTCGATGCGCACACGGTCGCGGTCGGCGCGCGCACGTTCCGCGCGCGCCACATCGCGATCGCGACCGGCTCGCGGCCGTCGCTGCCGCCGCGGCCCGGCATCGAGCATGCGATCACGTCGCGCGAGGCGCTGTCGCTCGCGGCGCTGCCCAAACGGATCGCGGTGGTCGGCGGCGGCTATATCGCGGTCGAGTTCGCGGGCATCTTCAACGGCTTCGGCAGCCACGTCGACGTGTTCTATCGCGGCGACAAAATCCTGCGCGGCTTCGACGACGACGTGCGCCAGTTCCTGACCGACGAGATGACGAAGCAGGGCGTCGCGATTCATGCGCGCGCGGTGATCGAATCGATCGAGCGCGCGAGCGACGGCACGCTGTTCGTGCGCGTCGGCGACGAGCGGCACGGGCCGTACGATCAGGTGCTCTATGCGACGGGCCGCGTGCCGAACGTCGACGGGCTCGGGCTCGAGCAGGCGGGCATCCTGCTCGATGCGCGCGGCGCGATTGCCGTCGATGCGTATTCGGCGACGTCGGTGCCGTCGATCCATGCGATCGGCGACGTCACGTCGCGGCCGCAGCTCACGCCGGTCGCGACGCGCGACGCCGGGCTGCTCGCGCGCACGCTGTTCGGCGGCTCGCGCGTCGCGGTCGATCACGCGTACGTGCCGTCGGCCGTGTTCAGCCAGCCGGAGGTCGCGACGGTCGGCCTGAGCGAGGCCGATGCGCGGCACGCGCACGGCGACGTCGACATCTACCGCACGTCGTTCAAGGCGCTGCGCCACACGCTGTCGGGCCGCGACGAGCGCACGCTGATGAAGCTCGTCGTCGCGCGCGACAGTCAGCGCGTGGTCGGTGCGCACATGGTCGGCCGCGATGCGGGCGAGATCATCCAGGGCATCGCGATCGCGATCCGCGCGGGCGCGACGAAGGCGCAGTTCGACGACACGATCGGCATTCATCCGACCGCGGCCGAGGAATTCGTGACGATGCGGCAGAAAGTGGCCGATTAG
- a CDS encoding CsgG/HfaB family protein, giving the protein MQTRRTVLVAAAVVAALSGCATESSRTLDVPAVSSAQKPYAGKPVAIAVGKFDNRSSYMRGIFSDGIDRLGGQAKTILVTRLQQSRRFNVLDRENLDEIKQEAGFMKKAQAVKGANYVVTGDVTEFGRKDVGDHQLFGILGRGKTQVAYAKVNLNIVDTTTSEVIASSQGAGEFSLSNREVIGFGGTAGYDSTLNGKVLDLAIQEAVNHLVDQVDAGALKAAQ; this is encoded by the coding sequence ATTCAGACACGACGCACCGTCCTCGTGGCGGCAGCGGTCGTCGCGGCGCTGTCCGGCTGCGCGACCGAATCGTCGCGCACGCTCGACGTGCCGGCCGTCAGCAGCGCGCAGAAGCCGTACGCGGGCAAGCCCGTCGCGATCGCCGTCGGCAAGTTCGACAACCGCTCAAGCTACATGCGCGGCATCTTCTCCGACGGCATCGACCGCCTCGGCGGACAGGCGAAGACGATCCTCGTCACGCGCCTGCAGCAGAGCCGCCGCTTCAACGTGCTCGATCGCGAGAACCTCGACGAGATCAAGCAGGAAGCCGGCTTCATGAAGAAAGCGCAGGCCGTGAAGGGCGCGAACTACGTGGTGACGGGCGACGTGACCGAGTTCGGCCGCAAGGACGTCGGCGATCATCAATTGTTCGGCATTCTCGGCCGCGGCAAGACGCAGGTCGCGTACGCGAAGGTCAACCTGAACATCGTCGACACGACGACGTCGGAAGTGATCGCATCGAGCCAGGGCGCGGGCGAGTTCAGCCTGTCGAACCGCGAGGTGATCGGTTTCGGCGGCACGGCCGGCTACGACTCGACGCTCAACGGCAAGGTGCTGGACCTCGCGATCCAGGAAGCCGTGAACCATCTCGTCGACCAGGTCGACGCCGGCGCGCTGAAGGCGGCGCAGTAA